In Chitinibacter sp. SCUT-21, a single genomic region encodes these proteins:
- a CDS encoding SDR family oxidoreductase, whose amino-acid sequence MKTAFITGATSGIGLAMAQQLSQQGYALIIHGRDARKLSELQKTLPNVRHTIVADLAELAQQDRLLAELAQYPGQIDVAINNAGFGLYGKCLELSASDVDAMLAVNQTAVLKLSRYFARRMSQQGGGHILNVASTAAYQPQPFMAAYAASKAFVAHFTEAFAMEMKPLGVHLMVLSPGRTDTGFFKLNGRDLARNGHGTFAAKHRISPATVARIGLRALFKGQFREIPTFENKLYVFLNRLLPKTCVLNIYHKAMQNT is encoded by the coding sequence ATGAAAACGGCCTTTATCACTGGTGCAACTTCCGGTATTGGTTTGGCGATGGCGCAGCAATTGTCACAGCAAGGCTACGCATTAATTATTCATGGGCGAGATGCCCGCAAGCTCAGTGAGCTACAAAAAACGCTGCCGAACGTGCGCCATACGATCGTGGCCGATTTGGCCGAGCTGGCACAGCAAGATCGCTTGCTCGCCGAGCTAGCGCAATACCCTGGGCAAATTGATGTAGCCATCAATAATGCGGGTTTCGGTTTGTATGGCAAATGCCTTGAATTATCGGCATCAGACGTTGATGCCATGTTGGCGGTTAATCAAACAGCTGTTCTTAAACTGAGTCGGTATTTTGCACGGCGGATGAGCCAGCAAGGGGGCGGCCACATTCTGAATGTGGCCTCAACGGCAGCTTACCAGCCCCAACCCTTCATGGCGGCTTATGCCGCGAGCAAAGCCTTTGTCGCGCATTTTACTGAAGCTTTCGCAATGGAAATGAAGCCGCTCGGTGTTCATCTGATGGTCTTGTCGCCTGGCCGTACCGATACGGGATTTTTTAAATTGAATGGTCGAGATCTTGCGCGGAATGGTCATGGCACCTTTGCGGCTAAACACCGGATCTCGCCTGCAACCGTGGCACGAATTGGTCTAAGGGCTTTGTTCAAAGGGCAGTTCCGCGAGATTCCAACGTTTGAAAATAAGCTCTATGTTTTTTTAAATCGCTTGTTACCTAAGACGTGTGTACTGAATATTTACCATAAGGCCATGCAAAATACTTGA